In Magnetococcales bacterium, one genomic interval encodes:
- a CDS encoding decaprenyl-phosphate phosphoribosyltransferase: protein MTHFVTLMRPKQYIKNVFVLLPAFFGQGLSHADVASRAGVAFLAFCLTASAVYILNDLRDVAEDRLHPSKRNRPLASGAVGSRQAILFALLLAGGGLSLTASLSREALAWMTLYGVMNIFYCFGLKHVALLDISLIATGFVLRLLVGSAATHIPLSAWIILMTYLLALFLAMAKRRDDVLILLESGQRMRKSVDGYNLEFVQTSLAILASIVVVAYTNYTMSPEVVHRVGSGSVYLTTVFVLLGFLRYLQLALVENNSGSPTLLVLQDRFLQGVILGWLFTFTLILYR, encoded by the coding sequence ATGACCCATTTTGTCACGCTGATGCGTCCGAAGCAGTACATCAAGAACGTCTTCGTGCTGCTGCCCGCGTTTTTCGGCCAGGGACTGAGTCATGCCGACGTGGCCAGCCGTGCCGGTGTGGCCTTTCTGGCCTTCTGCCTGACGGCAAGCGCTGTCTACATCCTCAACGATCTGCGCGATGTGGCCGAAGACCGTCTCCATCCCAGCAAACGGAACAGGCCGCTGGCCTCGGGGGCCGTCGGCAGCCGGCAGGCCATCCTCTTCGCCCTCCTCCTGGCCGGCGGGGGTTTGAGCCTTACGGCCTCCCTCTCCCGTGAAGCCCTGGCCTGGATGACCCTCTACGGCGTGATGAACATCTTCTACTGCTTCGGCCTGAAACACGTGGCCCTGCTCGATATCAGCCTCATCGCCACCGGCTTCGTTCTGCGACTGCTGGTGGGTTCCGCAGCCACCCACATTCCCCTGTCGGCCTGGATCATCCTGATGACCTACCTGCTGGCCCTCTTCCTGGCCATGGCCAAGCGGCGCGACGACGTGTTGATCCTTTTGGAAAGCGGGCAGCGCATGCGCAAATCGGTGGACGGCTACAACCTGGAGTTCGTGCAAACCAGCCTCGCCATCCTGGCCAGCATCGTGGTGGTGGCCTATACCAACTACACCATGTCGCCGGAAGTGGTCCACCGGGTCGGCTCCGGTTCCGTCTATCTGACCACCGTATTCGTTTTGCTGGGCTTTCTGCGTTATCTGCAACTGGCCCTGGTGGAAAACAACAGCGGCTCCCCCACCCTGCTCGTTCTGCAGGACCGGTTTCTGCAGGGCGTCATCCTCGGCTGGCTCTTCACCTTCACCCTGATTCTCTACCGGTGA
- a CDS encoding GtrA family protein — translation MILFWYTLFALVATGINLGTQWLTIQLYQGPFFLYLAMGTGTGSGLVAKYLLDKRFIFRFQTRSLQDDARKFLLYSAMGLITTALFWAMELLFHHFIDHPGAKYLGGAIGLGLGYLIKYHLDKRFVFRHAP, via the coding sequence GTGATCCTCTTCTGGTACACCCTCTTCGCCCTGGTGGCCACGGGCATCAACCTGGGCACCCAGTGGCTGACCATCCAGCTCTATCAGGGCCCCTTTTTCCTCTATCTGGCCATGGGCACCGGCACCGGAAGTGGCCTGGTTGCCAAGTACCTGCTGGACAAACGTTTCATTTTTCGCTTTCAGACCCGTTCCCTGCAAGACGACGCCCGAAAGTTTCTGCTATACTCCGCCATGGGCCTGATCACGACCGCTCTCTTCTGGGCCATGGAGCTGCTTTTTCATCACTTCATCGACCATCCGGGAGCCAAGTACCTGGGAGGCGCAATAGGCCTGGGCCTTGGTTACCTGATCAAATACCACCTGGATAAACGCTTCGTCTTCCGTCACGCGCCATGA
- the rfbD gene encoding dTDP-4-dehydrorhamnose reductase, whose product MKKVLLTGASGQLGRALTVELSRESDILALSHGQLDITDYVAVRDCLRHHRPDWVINTAAWTDVDAAESDPRSALAANALGPRHLAAVCEQVGIPLVQISSDYCFDGVLNRPLHEFDATNPLSVYGRSKWLGEEEVRRHHSRHLILRTAWLYHVSGRNFPLTILGLARKGPLRVVDDQVGSPTFAPHLAVLIPRLMREGCFGTWHTAGSGAVSWYELTLALLQRAGVSCEVTPVTTEAFPRPARRPAFSALTTFLPPELRLPSWEEGVADFVAGI is encoded by the coding sequence GTGAAGAAGGTTCTGCTGACCGGGGCCTCCGGCCAGTTGGGCCGGGCGCTGACGGTCGAATTGAGCCGGGAGTCGGACATCCTCGCTCTGAGCCATGGCCAGCTCGACATCACCGATTATGTCGCGGTTCGGGACTGCCTTCGACACCACCGGCCCGACTGGGTGATCAACACTGCGGCATGGACCGACGTGGACGCTGCCGAATCGGACCCCCGCTCCGCCCTGGCGGCCAATGCCCTGGGTCCGCGTCATCTCGCGGCGGTGTGCGAGCAGGTGGGGATTCCCCTGGTGCAGATCTCCTCCGATTACTGTTTCGACGGTGTTCTGAACCGGCCTCTGCACGAATTCGACGCCACCAATCCCCTCTCGGTTTACGGACGCAGCAAGTGGTTGGGGGAGGAGGAGGTGCGTCGCCACCACTCCCGGCATTTGATTCTGCGCACCGCCTGGTTGTACCATGTGTCGGGTCGCAACTTTCCGCTGACCATTCTGGGCCTGGCGCGCAAGGGGCCGCTTCGGGTGGTGGATGACCAAGTGGGGTCACCCACCTTCGCGCCGCATCTGGCCGTCCTCATTCCCCGGCTGATGCGTGAGGGTTGTTTCGGCACCTGGCACACCGCCGGCAGCGGCGCGGTCTCCTGGTACGAACTGACCCTGGCTCTGCTGCAACGGGCGGGGGTCTCCTGCGAGGTGACTCCGGTAACGACGGAGGCCTTTCCCCGTCCGGCGCGACGCCCGGCTTTTTCGGCCTTGACCACCTTTTTGCCGCCGGAGTTGCGCCTGCCTTCCTGGGAGGAGGGCGTGGCGGACTTCGTGGCCGGAATTTGA
- the metF gene encoding methylenetetrahydrofolate reductase [NAD(P)H]: MKSYAWQKPSYEVGNREGSRLSFEFFPPKDAEGEAQFWRSMEALAAFRPGFVSVTCGAGGGARQGTVPLVREVMRRTGLPVMAHLPGIGLTEEEVSGHLENYAQDGVPMILALRGDPPAGVSLSDGPFAHASDLVRFIRQRMPGFGVGVAAYPEVHPESPDAATDLAFFRLKVEAGAEVAITQFFFDNQSYFDFCDTCRRQGIMVPVIPGILPVTNYQRLESFAARCGARLPPWLVDRLIPIRDDPQAMLAAGIDIAVEQCRELLDRGAPGLHFFTLNRANSMVEILSRLGFEGN; this comes from the coding sequence ATGAAGTCCTATGCGTGGCAAAAGCCCTCCTACGAAGTGGGCAATCGGGAAGGCTCGCGCCTCTCCTTCGAGTTCTTCCCTCCCAAGGATGCGGAGGGCGAGGCCCAGTTCTGGCGATCCATGGAGGCTCTGGCGGCCTTCCGTCCGGGGTTCGTCTCCGTGACCTGCGGAGCGGGAGGCGGGGCCCGTCAGGGAACCGTGCCCCTGGTGCGGGAGGTGATGCGTCGTACCGGGCTTCCCGTCATGGCTCACCTGCCGGGCATCGGACTCACCGAAGAAGAAGTGTCGGGCCATCTGGAGAACTATGCCCAGGACGGCGTACCCATGATTCTGGCTTTGCGGGGCGATCCTCCGGCGGGCGTCAGCCTCTCCGACGGACCCTTCGCCCACGCCAGTGATTTGGTGCGCTTCATCCGGCAGCGCATGCCCGGTTTCGGCGTGGGGGTGGCCGCCTACCCGGAGGTGCATCCCGAATCCCCGGACGCCGCCACCGATCTGGCCTTCTTCCGCCTCAAGGTGGAAGCTGGAGCGGAGGTGGCCATTACCCAGTTCTTCTTCGACAATCAAAGCTATTTCGACTTTTGCGATACCTGCCGTCGTCAGGGAATCATGGTTCCGGTCATTCCGGGCATTTTGCCGGTTACCAACTACCAGCGACTGGAATCTTTCGCCGCGCGGTGTGGCGCACGCCTGCCCCCGTGGCTGGTGGACCGGCTCATTCCCATCCGGGACGATCCCCAGGCCATGCTGGCCGCCGGCATCGACATCGCCGTCGAGCAGTGTCGGGAACTCCTGGACCGTGGCGCACCCGGTCTGCACTTCTTCACCCTGAATCGGGCCAACTCCATGGTGGAGATTCTCTCCCGGCTGGGGTTCGAGGGAAACTAG
- the rfbA gene encoding glucose-1-phosphate thymidylyltransferase RfbA, which produces MRKGIVLAGGSGTRLYPLTRGVSKQLMGIYDKPMIYYPLSVLMLAGIRDILVITTPEDASSFRRLLGDGSHFGVSLTYAVQERPEGIAQAFLLGRDFIAEEGVALVLGDNIFFGHQLPSLLRKAMKQTHGATVFGYQVKDPQRYGVVGFDRDGKVTSIEEKPDVPKSAFAVTGLYFYDRDVVDLAASLRPSPRGELEITDLNRLYLERGDLQVTLLGRGIAWLDTGTHDSLLQASNFIQVIQERQGQMVACLEEIAFRMGFIGAEEVLTAARLMGKSAYGAYLKQLVEEAGRPFP; this is translated from the coding sequence ATGCGCAAGGGAATCGTGCTGGCCGGGGGCTCCGGGACGCGGCTCTACCCCCTGACCCGAGGGGTCAGCAAACAGCTCATGGGGATCTACGACAAGCCCATGATCTATTACCCCTTGTCGGTACTGATGCTGGCGGGCATTCGGGACATTCTGGTCATCACCACTCCCGAGGATGCCTCCAGTTTCCGGCGGTTGCTGGGGGATGGCAGCCATTTCGGGGTCTCGCTCACCTATGCGGTTCAGGAGCGGCCCGAGGGCATCGCCCAGGCCTTTCTTCTGGGGAGGGACTTCATTGCCGAAGAGGGGGTCGCCCTGGTTCTGGGAGACAACATCTTCTTCGGGCATCAACTGCCCTCGTTGTTGCGCAAGGCCATGAAACAGACCCACGGCGCCACGGTTTTCGGCTATCAGGTGAAAGATCCGCAACGCTACGGCGTGGTCGGTTTCGACCGGGATGGCAAGGTGACCTCCATCGAGGAGAAACCCGACGTGCCCAAATCCGCCTTCGCGGTGACGGGACTCTATTTTTACGATCGGGATGTGGTGGATCTGGCCGCCTCCCTGCGCCCCTCACCGCGCGGGGAGCTGGAGATCACCGATCTGAACCGGCTCTATCTGGAGCGGGGCGATCTGCAGGTCACGCTGCTGGGCCGGGGCATCGCCTGGCTGGATACCGGCACCCACGACTCCTTGTTGCAGGCTTCGAACTTCATCCAGGTGATTCAGGAGCGGCAGGGACAAATGGTGGCCTGCCTGGAGGAGATTGCCTTCCGCATGGGTTTCATCGGTGCGGAAGAGGTGCTGACGGCGGCCCGCCTCATGGGCAAGAGCGCCTACGGGGCCTACCTGAAACAACTGGTCGAAGAGGCGGGGAGGCCCTTTCCGTGA
- a CDS encoding FAD-binding oxidoreductase: MKLSNWGQYPVIETDLKSPRRPAELASFLEGDGPLIARGLGRCYGDASLQRRILSMTGCNRFLAFDEETGELTCEAGLSLDEIVRVLLPRGWFLPVTPGTRFVTVGGAIASDVHGKNHHLAGTFGDAVSRLELMDAAGRIHVCSPTENRDLFMATRGGMGLTGLILRASFRLIRVETAYIRQEVVRAPDLDGIMRLFEESASWTYSVAWIDCLAGGASLGRSVLMRGEHARRAELPDAARLRQPLMPPPRRKLTVPFNLPALLLNPWTVQAFNAVYYRKAPGLPHMGLIDYDAFFYPLDAIHHWNRIYGARGFTQYQCVLPKAASHDALVRILHKIHRSHQGSFLAVLKLFGQPRAEAPLSFPREGYTLALDFAMQPKLAPLLAALDEEVLAAGGRLYLAKDARQSAATFAAGYPELEAFRVLKRRIDPEARFHSLQSQRLEI; the protein is encoded by the coding sequence ATGAAACTGAGCAACTGGGGCCAATACCCCGTCATCGAGACCGATCTGAAATCCCCTCGCCGCCCGGCGGAGCTGGCCTCGTTTCTGGAGGGGGATGGGCCGCTCATCGCCCGAGGCCTGGGCCGTTGCTACGGTGACGCCTCCCTGCAGCGGCGCATCCTCTCCATGACCGGATGCAACCGCTTCCTGGCCTTCGATGAGGAGACCGGGGAATTGACCTGCGAGGCCGGCCTCTCCCTCGACGAGATCGTTCGGGTGCTGCTGCCCCGGGGCTGGTTCCTGCCGGTGACGCCGGGCACCCGCTTCGTCACCGTGGGCGGGGCCATCGCCTCCGATGTCCACGGCAAGAACCATCATCTGGCCGGCACCTTCGGCGATGCGGTCAGCCGTCTGGAACTGATGGACGCCGCCGGGCGCATCCACGTTTGCTCGCCGACGGAAAACCGTGACCTGTTCATGGCCACCCGAGGCGGCATGGGCCTGACCGGGCTGATTCTGCGGGCCAGCTTCCGCCTGATCCGGGTGGAGACCGCCTATATCCGCCAGGAGGTGGTACGCGCCCCGGACCTGGACGGCATCATGCGGCTGTTCGAGGAGTCGGCCTCCTGGACCTACTCCGTGGCCTGGATCGACTGTCTGGCCGGAGGGGCCTCCCTGGGGCGTTCGGTGCTGATGCGGGGGGAACATGCGCGACGGGCGGAACTGCCCGATGCGGCCCGCCTGCGGCAACCCCTGATGCCCCCGCCCCGCCGCAAACTCACCGTGCCCTTCAACCTGCCGGCTCTGCTGCTGAACCCCTGGACGGTGCAGGCCTTCAACGCCGTCTACTACCGCAAAGCGCCGGGTTTGCCGCACATGGGGCTCATCGATTACGACGCCTTCTTCTACCCTCTGGATGCCATCCACCACTGGAACCGCATCTACGGGGCCAGGGGTTTCACCCAGTACCAGTGCGTGCTGCCCAAAGCTGCCAGCCATGACGCCCTGGTGCGCATTCTGCACAAAATCCACCGCAGCCATCAGGGCTCCTTTCTGGCGGTCCTCAAGCTCTTCGGTCAGCCCAGAGCGGAAGCACCGCTGTCGTTTCCGAGGGAGGGCTACACCCTGGCCCTCGACTTCGCCATGCAGCCGAAGCTGGCCCCCCTTCTCGCCGCCCTCGACGAAGAGGTACTGGCCGCAGGCGGTCGCCTCTATCTGGCCAAAGACGCCCGCCAGTCCGCCGCCACCTTCGCCGCCGGCTATCCGGAGCTGGAGGCCTTCCGGGTCCTGAAACGCCGCATCGATCCCGAGGCCCGCTTTCACTCCCTGCAATCCCAACGCCTGGAGATTTGA
- a CDS encoding SPOR domain-containing protein gives MNIGASLVGGRYRLQGVLRQDPFSTIYKASEEGSRESVVLQTIPGEIARDLQAFGEYKRLFHRLRALALPGVGLPEKHLFDPQSQSHLLAGFYRPGIDLTTWRKKFDGGVAPVVLAWQLCGAVAKRLVQPHGLPSPFPHGLLRPDTILVEEGGEVRLEGFGLAYETLSLVARFSASGLSASQSASLAVYLAPERFLLRTPFANNASPAQLAPRIGGFRFLPAPPTPSSDIFSLGVIFYELVTGQVPFTEGQLAATAAGEALPAVSLPAELEEGLRRFLQRSLDADPLRRPTAGAWATLATERGERREKVQLRQEVKPVAAETPELVYGPAGSIPLPEAAPAEAVEPLSSPPVEESSPPTPLVETPPHAVRAAAVATPRERKRLSRSHKTHRPELTWLVSGAAGLAAVGVLLWKVFVPGVAEEQGTAQVRRLLESAQRDLAALELSSDSGRQAREKFVKVLRLDPANDGAREGMAQVVKQYASLATSAIGVLSDLAAERREFSAPADGRISDERYQELTLEIAREKRRAADLEAQVARLEAGQKRGPETENRLKEAATALGTMAALEEKLRQAEAELQRLRGKEPDKTRLAALPKTPPGITPPAKTIPEPLPVPSAEPYAVQVGAYLESDKVDLVIKQLSKVTVDGKPLPVFQETATVSGKRYIRVRVGPFPGRDGASAARSRVQEQTGMDGILLRHKAW, from the coding sequence ATGAACATCGGTGCATCGCTGGTGGGAGGGCGCTACCGCCTTCAGGGGGTGCTGCGGCAGGATCCCTTTTCCACCATCTATAAAGCCTCTGAAGAGGGATCCCGTGAAAGTGTGGTCCTGCAGACCATTCCCGGCGAGATCGCCCGTGATCTTCAAGCCTTCGGGGAGTACAAGCGTCTCTTCCACCGCCTGCGGGCTCTGGCGCTTCCCGGTGTGGGGCTGCCGGAGAAACATCTCTTCGATCCCCAGTCCCAATCGCATCTTCTGGCCGGTTTCTATCGACCCGGCATCGACCTGACCACCTGGCGCAAGAAATTCGACGGGGGGGTGGCGCCGGTGGTCCTGGCCTGGCAGCTCTGCGGCGCGGTGGCCAAACGGTTGGTGCAGCCTCACGGCTTGCCGTCGCCCTTTCCCCACGGCTTGTTGCGTCCGGATACCATTCTGGTCGAGGAGGGGGGGGAGGTTCGGCTGGAGGGCTTCGGACTGGCTTACGAAACCCTTTCCCTGGTGGCCCGGTTCTCCGCCTCGGGACTCTCCGCGAGCCAGAGCGCCAGTCTGGCGGTCTATCTGGCCCCCGAACGCTTTCTGCTGCGCACCCCCTTCGCCAACAACGCTTCCCCCGCCCAACTGGCTCCGCGCATCGGCGGCTTCCGCTTTCTGCCTGCGCCGCCGACACCCTCTTCCGACATCTTTTCCCTGGGAGTGATCTTTTACGAGCTGGTAACGGGGCAGGTTCCCTTTACCGAGGGCCAGTTGGCGGCAACTGCCGCCGGCGAGGCGCTGCCTGCGGTCTCCCTTCCGGCGGAACTGGAGGAGGGGCTGCGACGCTTTTTGCAGCGCAGTCTGGATGCGGACCCATTGCGACGCCCCACTGCGGGGGCCTGGGCCACTCTGGCCACCGAGAGGGGGGAGAGGCGGGAAAAGGTCCAGCTTCGCCAGGAGGTGAAGCCTGTCGCAGCCGAAACGCCGGAGCTTGTCTATGGGCCTGCCGGGTCCATTCCCCTCCCCGAGGCTGCCCCTGCGGAAGCGGTCGAGCCCCTGTCATCGCCACCCGTGGAGGAGTCCTCCCCGCCGACCCCGTTGGTGGAGACCCCGCCCCATGCCGTGCGGGCCGCGGCGGTGGCAACCCCTCGGGAGAGAAAACGCCTTTCCCGCTCCCACAAGACCCATCGACCCGAGCTGACCTGGTTGGTCTCCGGAGCGGCGGGCCTTGCCGCCGTCGGTGTCCTGCTTTGGAAGGTCTTCGTTCCCGGAGTGGCCGAGGAGCAGGGGACGGCCCAGGTGCGTCGGTTGTTGGAGTCGGCGCAGCGCGATCTGGCGGCGTTGGAACTCTCCAGCGATTCGGGACGTCAGGCGCGGGAGAAGTTCGTTAAGGTGCTGCGTCTCGACCCGGCCAACGACGGGGCTCGGGAGGGCATGGCCCAGGTAGTGAAACAGTATGCCTCGCTGGCCACTTCGGCCATCGGTGTGCTGTCGGATCTGGCGGCGGAACGGCGGGAGTTTTCCGCACCCGCCGATGGCCGCATCAGTGACGAACGTTACCAGGAGCTGACCCTGGAAATCGCTCGGGAAAAACGTCGGGCTGCCGACTTGGAAGCCCAGGTTGCCCGTCTGGAGGCCGGGCAGAAGCGCGGTCCGGAGACGGAAAACCGCTTGAAGGAGGCGGCGACGGCCCTGGGAACCATGGCGGCGCTGGAGGAGAAGTTGCGTCAGGCCGAAGCGGAGCTGCAACGTCTGCGGGGCAAGGAGCCGGACAAAACCCGACTGGCCGCCCTGCCCAAAACCCCACCCGGCATCACGCCGCCCGCCAAGACCATTCCGGAACCGCTGCCCGTTCCGTCCGCAGAGCCCTATGCGGTGCAGGTGGGCGCCTACTTGGAATCGGACAAGGTCGATCTGGTCATCAAACAGCTTTCCAAGGTTACGGTCGATGGAAAACCCTTGCCGGTTTTTCAGGAAACGGCCACTGTATCGGGTAAACGCTATATTCGTGTGAGGGTGGGGCCCTTTCCGGGTCGGGACGGCGCATCCGCCGCCCGCTCACGGGTGCAGGAACAGACCGGAATGGATGGTATTCTGTTGCGGCACAAAGCCTGGTAG